The following nucleotide sequence is from Chelmon rostratus isolate fCheRos1 chromosome 11, fCheRos1.pri, whole genome shotgun sequence.
CTTGCCTCTCTTACTGAAACACTCAAAAGTAAGtggtttaaagaaataattcaaACTGAGTGAAACaattacacacaaataaataaatgacagacATTCTCAAAATGAGGGTCCtgattaaaagcaaaaatagtCACCAGAAATTAGCAGCTCATACATTCATTTAAGTTTGTGTTTAAGCAGCTGAGAGAAGTTTCTTCTTTGAGCGCTTCAGGTCATGTTGGACACACATTACGTCATCACTCTGCAACATGAGTCAAATCTGAGAAGTTTGTAGTCAAATTGAACAATACATGAAATGGTGGGGAAACAAAACTGTGGAAAAGCCTCTTAATTACATATTTTGGTACTTCGAAATGACAGCGTACTTGCCTGACTGGTGGATTCCCCTCCGTGGATGAGCGCTGACTgaagaacacaacacaaatggGTGTTTGTCTTTGACTACGAGCCGCTCCTTAGCCATGGGTCACATGAAGTTGGTATTTTCCTCATCACATGTCTGGTCTCCCTGGCCTTCTCCCATTAGCACTGTCTGAGCCTTCCCCCTCTAACTTGATCAGGCCTCATCATGGGAACATACACAACTGTGCCACAGTCAAAGATCACGTTTGTTGTTTATTCAGTTTCTGGTTAACATCAGACACTGGGTGCTAACACTGTGGTAGTGTGAGACAGTGATGCAGGAAtcatatttaacagaaaattaGACTCTGCCTCCATCCATCAGTACTTCCCACTTTTGGTTTGATGCTCCCTGGTGCCACTTTTAAGTCCGTCCCTCCAATCAAGACATGAGTTTCAGCTGTGTTCTCCTAACATTTGGAGCGACCAgaatttatatttaaaacaacTACAGGTTTCTGAAGAGAATGAATATGAGATAATCCAATTACATAGACAACATTAAAGTCATCGGGGGGAAAAAACCTCACTTCTACGAATTAtagcaacattttcaaaaataaattgGAAGTCCTGATGCATGTAACTGGGAAAGAGCAGGTAGATCACTGAAACTATCACCATCACACAGACAGCATTtgagattttaatattttacagaaaaaaagtgtaaatgcCTATCTGTTCTGAGATCATCCAATACTCTCCAAACGATGTTTTACTGGCAGGAAATCAATTCTACATTCTGCTGTATAATAAACCAGCAGTCTGCTAACATAATGGTACTTATCAAAAAGgatgctgctggtgtgtttgaGGTTATTTggattgaaaaagaaaaagaaatccaaatTTGGTAGTTCTTACAAGTAGCATGTAAAAACATTACAGCAGATTTCTTCAAAACAAGTCTCCCAAAAACAATGGAGGCCATAACAACAGCAAAGAGTGAAAGTATCCGACTACATATTTACAGACTTGTGTTGGtgtagagcaggcatgtccaaactattccataaagggccgtgtggctgcaggttttcgttccaaccaaggaggagcacaccaggccaaccaatcaacatcaagggatcccttagttatcagctgaaaagtgagatcagctgattaaatcagtccagcctggtgccctcctccttggttggaacgaaaacctgcagccacacggccctttatggaatagtttggacatggctggtgTAGAGGTTTGTGGTGTCATTTTCTTGCTATAAAATTCAAATAATTGCACTTAATGGGAACGGGAAAGCCTGCATGCAAACCGTGACAGtgaaaaaaagcattaataCCCCCCTTACATTTCTACAGCTGATattttcagcattaatggaaaaatgttgacattagataacaattttaattaaaaggtAAAAGTAAATATTCAAATctaatgaaaaataacacaatcatGACttgcgacacacacacacacacacacacacacacacacaaaaaaaaaacactgtttctgtcaaaaagttttttgtttgtttattgacTTAAAATATGAGTATGATCAGCATActtaaaatgtaacaaaatgtttgtgtttaccaTTTTGGTAGTTTACATTCCCAATACTTAAGTACAAAAGTCTCATATTTCGATGACGAATGTATTATGACAGTAGAGCACATTGTGTTGAAAGCAGACAAAATATCCACTGATAACAGGCATGAGATATTTTGTAACATCTCTTTTGCATACAGCATGTGTCATATCATTACGTATGACCACTGCATCCAACACTGTATCTAATAATCTAATCTGCTCATTCTTCAGTATGCCAGTGATACAGTTTATCCTTTACTTTCAATTCCTTTTGCACAATATTCAAGATTTGGGTGCAGCAACAATGTAAAAACCAACTCCTTAAGATAAGAATAATATAATGTGCAttacaaattaaaattaaaataaattctcGCCGTGGTTGTCATCCTTATGCTAACTTATGTTGGTATGTGGTTTTCGCCCACTTTCTGGATAGAAAAACCTGATGCACTGTTTGTTGACCAAGACAGCGACTGATTCTatgtacaaccccgattccagaAAAGGTGAGACACTCTGTGAaacttaaacaaaaacagaatgtaatcattaGTAAATGAAAAGTGTTCCTAAACCCATGTACTAACATCCTTTATCATTCATGTGGTCACAAAGTGccgaacctcgctccatcctcgcttgtgagcgactgagcctttccaggatgctcctttcatacccaatcatgatactatcacctgttaccaatcaacctgtttacctgtggaatgacccaaacaggtgtttttggagcgttccacaactttcccagtcttttgttgctcctgtcccaacttgtttgaaacatgttgctgcaaaaaatttagaataagcagatatttacaaaaatcaatgaagctgatgaggcaaaacattaaatatattgtttttctaccattttcaactgagtatatgtcagCAAGgtttagcaaatgatcacattctgttttatttatgttttacagagcaacttatttggaatcagggttgtacaaaTTAACTGCTGTCAGTCTATTTAATTAATATCTTTAAAGAAGAAACTCATccataaataacataaaattaaactaaaaaaatgtGGTTATGCCAGAAAGTTAAAATGTTGTACCTTCAATGATCGTGGCCATTTCTGTCTTCATATTGGCAGAATGAGATTTTGATGCTGCACTGTAAAAGTTGGACTGACAGTGATTCGGCCTGGACAACATGTCTTTCTCAAGCCACTAGAGGCTGCCATTTCTCTACTATATCAAAGATGAGAGGCCTTATACAAAGAGTTCTTCAGCTGTATCATTTTGTAGAAATTTAAAAGATAGTGTAAAATCAAAATGCACATCTTTATAAATGGACATCTTTGTGTTTGCAATCGATCATTGTGTATCAAGTCAGAAATATCcaaatgtacacaaacagaaTATCATAACTGTATAATCATTACTCTTGACAGAGAACTGCAAgtacataaaacacaaccaaTGTACTTATTGTCTCCACCAtaaaaaaaccacaacaatCACATTGAACACAACAGCAGTTCACTGACTGTGGTGCCACACAGAATATTCACAACTCAGTTCATCAGAAGAATCATTTTCAGACTGGCTCAAAATCTCAGGAATATCTAGAAAACCAAAGATGAATATCACAAAAATAACAGATCTCTGTTGACAGAAAGTAAGGACACAATTTAAGAACCTTTTTATATTCCATCAGACACAGGAGAGCTATATCCATGTAGAAAGGCAATGTACAGATGTTCTGATAAGAATACACGCCAGTCAAGACAGGCAGGACAAATCAGTACAATGTAGAAGCCTGCAAGGGAAAAAAGAGTTTTTGTCCTGGCTTTCAGTGATGTATTACAGATACATagttttgtttgaaatgcaaaaccACTCTGCACGTTACAGATCTAGCTACCCACAGAGAAGAAATGATAAGAAATGTTAATCCCCAACCCTGTGACAAAGATATCCTGTCCCCTTGTGTCAATTGCACTTCAATTATTCACCTGCAATGCATTTTAAAGCcctttttctattattttccactcagttcattttctctcagttgTACTAGCGTGAAATGGTAAACTATTCTTCAAGGACACAGGGAAAGCTTTCATCTCTGGACCTCACCTTATTCAACCCTTCACGCATACACGCAGCTTTGCTAAATGGATGcaccaacacaaacatatacCTCAAGACCTCGACACAGGATTGCTGTGCTTGACAtctcagcagagaaacacattaaGGATCTCGAAGCAAAGAAActccacagaaacaacaacatggaTGCTTCTTCCTTTTCCTTATGTCAAATTTTTCAATTTGCTGTTTCAACCATCCAAACTTCCCATCCTTTACGTGGACTCCCTGGGAATCCTCCTGTGGAAGACCACTGACTGCCTCTGCTGGAActgctgcttcctcctttttctctggTCCCAGCGGCACAGCAGTATCATCTTAAAGGTCGTCCGGAAAGTCTTGTTGCACAGGGCGTAGCACATGGGGTTGACCGTGCTGTTGACGTAGCACAGCCAGTAACCTACTGCCCACAGGGTCTCCGGGATGCAAACATTACAGAAGGCATTGATCAGCACCATGATGTTATAAGGTGTCCATGTGATGATGAACGCTAACAGGATGGCGCTGAGCGTTTGAGctgccttcttctccttcactaACGACATGCGCTTCCTCTTGGTGATCTGAGTCCGAGCTCGGGCTGCAAAACGCTTCGCCAGAGCTGCCTCTTTGAAAGACATCGGTACAGAGGGGGATTtagtggtggtgctggtggtaGTGCTGTCGGTGGCAGTCGTATTAGCTGTTGGGGGATCATCCGAAGAGCCTTGGTTAGAGGCAGCCTGGATGGTAGGCATTGACTGAATCTTGCGTGAGCAGAAGTGTTGGTGGTAGCTATTTTCTGAACTGTTTGCCCCATCAGGAGTAGTGGTGGCAGTGGTGTTAGTGGTTAGTGTTGAGAGGCTGTCTCGGTTATACTCTGCTCCCCTGAGGGGatcctcctctgtggctgcatCCAGATCCTCACATGAGGTGAGTTGTGAGTTGACAGCGGCCTTTATTCCAGGCAGGCTGAGAACAATGGAGAAAATAGCGTGACTCTGGGAAATCATCTCTTGGCCCCCACAGTCTTCATCCTCTGAAGATCCAGAGTGGTCCAATGAGGCGGCAGCATCATTGTTGTTccagctgtcactgctgctctggTCTGGATCACCCTCCCCGTGCCGGGTACTACCAGGTCTCCACGAACGAACCCCAGGCCAGCAGTGGAAGCGGCCAACCAGCTCCCGACATGTGCTCTTTCTCTGGGACAACCTGGTCAACTCATAGCTACTACAACTTCTAGAACTTCCTGTCTGATGGACAAAACgagctctctctcctccaccattcccactttttcctcctcttccaccacGACCCCCTGAACCCTGCAAGCCAGCTAACTCTTTTGAACGGTTCTGGGTCTCCTTGTAAATGCGCCAGTAGAGAACACTCATTATAGTCACAGGCAGGTAGAAAGCTGCCATGGCTGTGCAGAAGGTTATAGTGGGCTGTGACAGGAACTGAATGTAGCATTCATCTGAGGGGACTGTCCTTTTACCCTCAAAATACTGCCATAGCAGGATGGCTGGGGCCCACAGAACAAGAGAAACAAACCAGGCTAGGCCGATCATGATACCAGCTCGCTTTGTGGTCCGCTTGGCCCGGTAGGTCAAAGGCCTGGTGACGGAAAAGTAGCGGTCAAAGCTGATGACCAATAGGTTCATAACTGATGCATTGCTGGCAACATAGTCTATAGCCAGCCACAGGTCACAGGCCCAGTTGCCCATGGCCCAGTAGCCCATCACAAGATAAGCTGTGTAGAGGTTCATGGAGATGACCCCTATGATGAGATCAGCCACAGCCAAGCTCAGCAGGAAGTAGTTATTGACTGTCTTTAGCTGGCGATTAACCTTGAAGGATACCACTACCAGGATGTTGCCAATGATGGTGACCAGTGACAGCATACCTGTCAGCAAGACAATGAGGACAACCTGCCACACAGGGTGTCCACCCAAGGGATCAAGGACTGTGGTGCTGTTGTCATTTTGGGATTCGGAAGTTAGGTTTAAGAGTTTGCTGGTGGAAGAGGAATTATCATCCAGGGTGTTCACGTGAAAGGCCAACCACGGTGCTCCTCCAGTTCCTCCTTGGTGGAGAGCATTGGATTGTGGGTAGGCTCCAGCTGCTGGGGTTGAGGTGTTGGCAGTCAGGAAAAGGCCAGGGTCTGTGCTGTTTGAGCTCATTGTTATGTCCTGGCATATtctaaacagagagacagaaagacagaaaagggagatcagagggggcagagagagggggagggggactTGGCACAGAAGGAGAAGTAGAAAGGGGCAAGATAGagtggaggaaggaagaggagaaaaggacaCATGAGTGGCTGACATTCCCATTCATATCCAGTAGGTGAGGCTAGAAACCTACGACTGAGCTGGGTGTCTGAAAGGCAAAAATGTTTGGGTCTAATCTGTCCGTGCTGTTAAACAATCACTCACAACTTCATTTGTAGATGATCTGTATGCACAGTCAATGCATTGCAAGCCATATATTAAATTACAACTTGACATCTCTATGAACAAGACTAGACAGCACACACTTTAAGTGAGGGGGAATGACTGCAATCAACACCTGTTTCTTATGACACCTAGCAAATTGCAAAGatatttcactcacacacacaagtgttaGGACAGCACCTTGTGTAACATTAGGACAGGGGTGGTTTTCTCCTACCAGATCAGGCGTGGAGGTAGCACACTGGTGATCTCTATTCAAAATCTAGCTATGGTGTCACTCtggtgtcagtctgtctgtcagtgtcagtctaTTATATGCATACATCTTTTTCCAGTGATGTTTTGTAGTTAAGTCGCTCAAACTCTgttaattgatttttctaaaaTAAGAACATGACAGAAAACTGCAGGTGCCTGTCTGTAGAAAATCTAGAACAGACAGGAGCAACTGAGGACGTTGCTGGCTCCAGTTTGGCAATAACATTATCCATCATCATCCAAAGTATGGGCTTGAAAGCAGAAAGCACAAAGAATGGAGGGCAAAGAGGAGCTTCATTACTTGAGGAAGCACTCTTGGGAGGTATTCTGGCATTTCTTCCTGGCTGAATACAGACATTTTTGGTGGCAATTTGATGCAAATTCCTGGCGGTGGTTAATTTGTCACCAGATTCGAGCCATCTAAGAAAATTAAGGCTGAAGACAGATTTTGGGCAGAGaaagcaacacagagacaaaatcTAATGATGAAACGTACAGAAAATAGCACTGCAAGAACCGATCCTGGAGCGTATGAAACGCTGCCTGTTGTTTGATCGGGGATCACTTCACGATGGAAACGTAAACACTAAACAGAAGatcctgctgtttttgtcaaagcaGTTCttcataatttaataataaGACGAGGAACTGCCATTTTGTGAAGCAGCATGCCCTATCCAATCCACGTTTTGCTGTGCAATCATTTGTAATTACCGTGGTGTTTTGCATTCGGAGGtgcgtatgtatgtgtgtttgtgtttaaaccAAAGGAGAGATGCTTGACAAGAAATGCAGGAAAGTGAGGAATGAGGGAAGTTTCTGTGGAAAAAAGTGTGCTATAAGTGACTGTTTTGTAAATATCTCTACAGTTCCACCATTCAGTCATGTAGAAAGCAAACTGTTtaaaactgacaaactgtattttctgaagaatatttcaaatattgtCCAAATCATGTGGACATTGTGTCTTTGTTAGGGTGCTCTTCTTTATTAAGATCTGTTTAGGATGAACATGATGTACTTACTAAAGCTTTGCATCTCTGCTTTCTGTAGCAGTCAATTaacacatttgcattcatttaaaatcagcTATGGATGAAAAGAGTAgaactttgtgttttcttctattATGAAAGTCACAAACGTAACgttcttcctctgctgtttatGACAGTTCATTTGAAATCTAAAGTCAGCCTGTGTGAAGGGAACAAACAACGACCTGTTACCACAAGCAAGGACACCTAACATCTAACCtatccaaacacaaacagcatttaaacaaaTATACTGACAAATTCACGTGCTGGAAAACACACTCATCCCACAGGCAGAGGTATCTGAAGCTGAGTGTCACACCTGTGCCTTGACAGAATCTCCCCGAATCTTCCCGCAGAGCTGTTAAAGAACCCCAGTAGCCACCAGCGACTGACGGCCGCTTGTGACACTGAGCGCACACTGCTACTACTATTATCAGGAGGCTCTCTGCCTTCCCCACTGCGACACATATTACTGTATCCATGCACTTGCAGAGAGTATGCTCTCATATTTCACGCATGTACTGTTTATGTTGCATGAGCATGCACACTCACGCACATGCATCCTCTACTGTACATCGTACctgcatatctgtgtgtgaaCAACAAAACCAGATGCAGGTGAATACAAAAGACAAATCAAATAACTCTAAATTGAGTAAAAACCAATGCCTGAGAGAACAAATGTAAAGAACTGCAACATTTATGACAGACAGCTTGACAACTTAAAAGCCCCTTAAGAAAACAAATTCTACTTTTaacttttcacaaaacaaattcTACCGAGCGTGTGAGACAGCAGTGTGTTGCTAATGAGTGTTAAACTTCTTTTAATTGGCTTATGCGGGCAAAATGGGCCCGAGTGAAGATAAGGACTTTAACAGAAGGGAAATCAGTTTTAATCTGTTACCTTGATTTGCTGTAAACACGGCGGATGGAAAAACgaaatcacaaaaacaaacaatgaattattaaaaaatgaaaatcagacaaacaacagcacagtGGAGTGCTTAGAGTCTTTTGTGGGGAACTGAGGTACTTAAGGCTTGCAGAGCAGGGGAGGAAAGACTGGATCCTACGGGGAAAGTCCAAATGTCGGACTCCCTGCCTCTTTGAGAGTCACAGATAATTCAGCGTAGTCACGGGTGAGTTGAGAAGCCCCTCAGATGAAAGGATTTAGAGTGCAAAGcacactgacaacaaaatcacaaaatgtcAGCTACAGTGATTGGAGAAAATAATGCCGTCAAATACGCAGCATATACAGTGTATGTGTCCAGATGTGTACACTATATATTCAGGTTTTCTCAATTGTCGTGCTCAAAATTAAGCCTTCGCTGTTGATTGCTATGGTTAACTATCTGAAATTTACATCTGTGTCCCCTGGGAGCCGAAACTGGCTACACAACAGTGGGATAGtggtttttgtattgtttgttttctcctaAAATTGAGCTAATCAAGCCTGTGTGCTGCAACTGACAACATCCTTTTCCAACATGGGTGGGCTAGCTAGACTTCTGACAACCCGCTGCAATTACAATGAAGCCATTACAGTGTCCATCTCTCTCCAAGCCCACGTTAAGCCCTATATCTTAAGTCCGACTCCCAGGCACGTAGGTGGGGTGATTTCAGGTACACAGAAAGATCGATACTCGTTTACTGTGTTACAACACGACGTCTTCCGTGACATTTTGAGGCATGTGTCCCAGCAGGGTTGGACAGCGCAATCCAAGTTGGTTCCAAGAATCCATCTAAATGATTGGGTGACTAATATGGGGCCATTTCAGGTTTCTATTTTCAGCAACTAATCTGGCAGAGCAGTGATACAGGCAGATGTCCAGCAAGGATGAGTCATTTTGTTGAGCACTTTTTAGAAAAggttaaagctgctgtaatttgAATCTTGCTCACTTTGGCTTCCACTTGAACATATGTTCAGTTTAAGGGATCTCCATTTTCTATTTACTGTGGTTTATAGTTCGGTCTCCCATTGCTCATGTTGCTTCTTATATAATGTGAACGTTTGTGCTGGAGCCAAGTGCAAAAATACATCTGGAGGCAGACAGGGGTTTTAGCATATTACTATAATAAGGCACTGTTGTAAAAACAACTCAGGCATAAGCAGCTTGAACACAAAAACTGCTGCGAAACAGGGCAGAACCAtaaactcaaaacaaaaaacactctggAGAGCTGGATTGGACGGACAAAACTAGAGCTGTCAGGCATGGGCAATTCCAAGAGAGCAGCCGCAGAGTGAATGCATACTGTACGTATTTAGTCGACCCAGGAGATGCAAACACTGGCTTTGTGATTATCATGACAGGCTGCATTGTCAAATAGAGTGTTTGTTGCTGCCTTGTGGCAAGAGGAGAGACAAGTGTAGGAGAGAGTCAGGACTTCAAGCAGTGATCACTGACCATGTGCTAAAAGCAACGATGCCTTTGACTTAATCCAATTTAGACGCATTATTCAGAAAACAATCTACTGTATGAAACCATCTCTGCA
It contains:
- the chrm3a gene encoding muscarinic acetylcholine receptor M3, producing the protein MSSNSTDPGLFLTANTSTPAAGAYPQSNALHQGGTGGAPWLAFHVNTLDDNSSSTSKLLNLTSESQNDNSTTVLDPLGGHPVWQVVLIVLLTGMLSLVTIIGNILVVVSFKVNRQLKTVNNYFLLSLAVADLIIGVISMNLYTAYLVMGYWAMGNWACDLWLAIDYVASNASVMNLLVISFDRYFSVTRPLTYRAKRTTKRAGIMIGLAWFVSLVLWAPAILLWQYFEGKRTVPSDECYIQFLSQPTITFCTAMAAFYLPVTIMSVLYWRIYKETQNRSKELAGLQGSGGRGGRGGKSGNGGGERARFVHQTGSSRSCSSYELTRLSQRKSTCRELVGRFHCWPGVRSWRPGSTRHGEGDPDQSSSDSWNNNDAAASLDHSGSSEDEDCGGQEMISQSHAIFSIVLSLPGIKAAVNSQLTSCEDLDAATEEDPLRGAEYNRDSLSTLTTNTTATTTPDGANSSENSYHQHFCSRKIQSMPTIQAASNQGSSDDPPTANTTATDSTTTSTTTKSPSVPMSFKEAALAKRFAARARTQITKRKRMSLVKEKKAAQTLSAILLAFIITWTPYNIMVLINAFCNVCIPETLWAVGYWLCYVNSTVNPMCYALCNKTFRTTFKMILLCRWDQRKRRKQQFQQRQSVVFHRRIPREST